The sequence below is a genomic window from bacterium.
GTGCGCATTGGACTCATCAGGACTGGCTACCAGGTGATGCTCTGGCCGGCGTTGGCCCGCAGGATTTGACCGGTCACATAGCGGGAGGCGTCGGAAGCCAAGAACCAGATGAGATTGGCCTGGTCAGACGCCTCGCACACCTCGGCCAGCGGAGATCGGTCCCGCATCAGCTTGAGGTAGCTGTCCATCTCCACAGCGTCGACATTGCCCTCAGAATCCCGCAGATGGCCGCCTACAAAATTGGTGAGCGTGAACCCGGGGGCGATGGTGTTGACCCGAACTCCGCTAGGCCCCGCCTCCACGGCCAGCGACTGGGTGAGCATCGCCACCGCCGCTTTAGTGGCGGCGTACACCGATAAACCGCCCACTGGAGTGTTGATGGCAGTGGCCGACACATTGATGATCGAACCCGACCCTTGGGGAACCATGACCCGCATGGCCGCTTGGCAGCCGAAGAACACTCCCTTGAAGTTGATGGCCAGCACCCGGTCGAGCTCGGCCTCGGTCACGTCCACCGCATCGCCGTAGCTGCCCACCCCAGCCACGTTGGCCATCACATCCAGCCGTCCGAATTCGTCTGTGGCCGCGGCCACCAGCGCGCTCACCTGCTCGGCCCGGGTGGTATCCACTGATTGGGCCATCGCCCGGCCGCCGCCGTCAACAATGCGGTCCCGGGTTCGGGCTGCCCCGTCGCCGTCGATGTCGCCCAGTACCACCGCAGCCCCCGCCGCGGCCAGCGTCTCCGCGGTTGCTTCGCCGATGCCGCTAGCCGCCCCGGTGATGCACGCCACTCGCCCGCTCAAGTCGAACACGCCGAGCCTCTCCATAAAACCAGTTTGTCTTACCGTTTTCCGGCTTGCCCCACCGCCGTGCCGGTGCGAGTCTTGGACTATGGCGGTGGAAATGGAATGGCTGGTCGACCAACCCTCCCAATCCAACCCGGTCATGGTGGTGGCCCTGGAGGGTCTGTTCGACGCCGCCGATGCGGCCACCACTGCGGTTCGGTCGATGAAAGAAAGTGCCAACAGCGTCGAACCGCTGGCTCAGATCGACCCTGAGGGCTTCTTCAACTTCCAAGACCGACGCCCCGAGGTCCGTTTGGATGACAATGGCAGGCGGGTCATCGACTGGCCGTCAACCCAGGTGGATGCAGTGGAGCGTTTCGGCGCCAAACACCCCCTTGTGGTGGTGGACGGCGTGGAGCCCCACCTGCGGTGGAGAACCTTCGCCGATTACCTGGTTGAGGTGGCCACCGAGTGCCAAGCCGGCCTGGTGGTCACGCTCGGGGCCATGGTGGGCCTCGCCCCCCACACGCGACCCCTTGGCGTCGTCGGCAGCTCCACCAACGCCGAGTTGGCCCGCATGTTCGGCTTGGGCCGCCCCACCTATGAGGGCCCCACCGGACTGGTGGGCGCCCTCCACGACGCTCTGGACCAAGCCCGCATCCCGGTCATCTCCCTGCGGGTATCGGTGCCCCACTACGTTCCTGGACCGCCCAACCCCGAAGCCACCCGATCGTTGCTCAAGCGGTTCGAGTTGATCACCGGCATCATCAC
It includes:
- a CDS encoding SDR family oxidoreductase, whose amino-acid sequence is MERLGVFDLSGRVACITGAASGIGEATAETLAAAGAAVVLGDIDGDGAARTRDRIVDGGGRAMAQSVDTTRAEQVSALVAAATDEFGRLDVMANVAGVGSYGDAVDVTEAELDRVLAINFKGVFFGCQAAMRVMVPQGSGSIINVSATAINTPVGGLSVYAATKAAVAMLTQSLAVEAGPSGVRVNTIAPGFTLTNFVGGHLRDSEGNVDAVEMDSYLKLMRDRSPLAEVCEASDQANLIWFLASDASRYVTGQILRANAGQSITW
- a CDS encoding PAC2 family protein: MAVEMEWLVDQPSQSNPVMVVALEGLFDAADAATTAVRSMKESANSVEPLAQIDPEGFFNFQDRRPEVRLDDNGRRVIDWPSTQVDAVERFGAKHPLVVVDGVEPHLRWRTFADYLVEVATECQAGLVVTLGAMVGLAPHTRPLGVVGSSTNAELARMFGLGRPTYEGPTGLVGALHDALDQARIPVISLRVSVPHYVPGPPNPEATRSLLKRFELITGIITDHAELDEAAAAWRERVDSAVAGDDDLKNYVAQLEQQIDEADDLLPTGDDLATQFEAFLRDPWK